CTTCACCGACCCCGTCCGACTCGCCCTCGGCGAGCCAGGAGGACCGCTGAAAGCCCTCGCCATGCCACTCCCGGCCGAGTACCTCGGAGCAGGCATCCCGATGGCGATGTACGGCTACGTCCGCGCCCGCACCAAGCAGGCTGAAGCCGTGGCCGGCGTTGCGGGTGCAGTCGCAGTCGACACCGCAATTGAAGCCGCCGCATCGTCTTCGTCTTAAACTCGGCACATGGCTGCCGCAACGACGACCTCAACCCGCCGTGGCTACTTCGGCCGATTCGGCGGGACCTTCGTGCCCGAGACGCTCGTCAGCGCGCTCGATCAACTCGACGCAGCTTATCAGGAAGCCAAGGTCGATCCGGCCTTCAACGCGGAACTGGCGACGCACCTTCGCGATTTCGCTGGAAGGCCGACGTTGCTCGTACCGGCCGATCGGCTCAGCGACGAGGTCGGCGGGGCACGCATCTGGCTCAAGCGGGAAGACTTGCTCCACACCGGCGCGCACAAGATCAACAACACCATCGGTCAGGCGTTACTCGCCAAGCGAATGGGCAAGACCCGCCTCATTGCCGAAACCGGCGCGGGCCAGCACGGCGTCGCGACGGCGACGGCGGCGGCGAAGTTCGGCTTGCCGTGCGACGTCTACATGGGCTCCGAAGACGTCCGCCGACAGTCGCTCAACGTGTTCCGCATGCGGTTGCTCGGGGCCAACGTCATCGAGGTCGACTCCGGCAGTCGCACGCTAAAAGACGCGACCAACGAAGCCATGCGCGACTGGATGGGCTCCAGCGGCGAGACGCACTACATCCTCGGCAGCGTCGTCGGCCCGCACCCGTTCCCGGCGATGGTGCGCGACTTCCACCGCTGCATTGGCGACGAGTCACGACGTCAATTCATGGAACACAACGGCGGTGATCTGCCCGAAGCCGTCGTCGCCTGCGTCGGCGGCGGCAGCAACGCGGCCGGGATGTTCGCCGCATTCATCGATGACGACGGCGTCCGCATCATCGGCACCGAAGCCGGCGGCCGGGGCAGCGGGGCGGGCGACCATGCGGCACCGCTCACCTATGGCGAGCCCGGCGTCCTCCACGGCAGCCTCAGCTACGTGCTCCAGGACCCCGACGGCCAGACGCGACCGGTTCACAGTGCCTCGGCC
Above is a genomic segment from Planctomycetota bacterium containing:
- the trpB gene encoding tryptophan synthase subunit beta; this encodes MAAATTTSTRRGYFGRFGGTFVPETLVSALDQLDAAYQEAKVDPAFNAELATHLRDFAGRPTLLVPADRLSDEVGGARIWLKREDLLHTGAHKINNTIGQALLAKRMGKTRLIAETGAGQHGVATATAAAKFGLPCDVYMGSEDVRRQSLNVFRMRLLGANVIEVDSGSRTLKDATNEAMRDWMGSSGETHYILGSVVGPHPFPAMVRDFHRCIGDESRRQFMEHNGGDLPEAVVACVGGGSNAAGMFAAFIDDDGVRIIGTEAGGRGSGAGDHAAPLTYGEPGVLHGSLSYVLQDPDGQTRPVHSASAGLDYPGVGPEHAFWKDEGRVEYEAVSDTDALDAFQRLARTEGILCALETAHAFASAERLAREIGPGGNVLVCCSGRGDKDCQEIARLLG